The following proteins come from a genomic window of Candidatus Bipolaricaulis sibiricus:
- a CDS encoding Protein translocase subunit SecA produces MPSIRRGIEFLFGQTNEQRLRKLLPVVEEVNGWAERVAKLSDAELRAKTDEFRARLSSGETVDDLLPEAFACVREAATRTIGLRPFDVQVMGAIVLHQRRIAEMKTGEGKTLVATMPAYLNALVGKVHVVTVNDYLARRDRGWMGPVYEFLGLTVGLLQETTPPDERRAAYACDILYGTNAQFGFDYLRDHMVATRSQMVQGPLDFAIVDEIDNILIDEARTPLIISGPTADTARQYREFARLAKLFKEGEDFEVNEEHKRLSLTEAGWRKAEQILKFDNIADAGATTARYHLETALRARMFFHRDQQYIVKDGRVIIVDDFTGRLMPDRRYSGGLHQAIEAKENLPVQRESQTLAQITLQHYFRLYKGLAGMTGTAKTEEDEFKQIYGLDVVQIPTNRPLIREALPDVIYRTKKGKFEAVADEVKRLHDEGRPVLIGTTSIEDSEDLSRLLKRRGLPHQVLNAKYHEKEAGIIAQAGRKGAITIATNMAGRGTDIVLGGSPEFRARLEADPDEEPEKYRELVERYRVEAAAEREAIVSSAGDDPAYRKGALARIRDWCAEVGRPFRAEEWEDAIKRGGLAVLGFQRHEARRIDDQLAGRCGRQGDPGSSQFFLSLEDDLLRIFGGERLATLMEKLGVKEGEAITHDLLTRSIRRAQKRVEERNFEIRKRLLEYDEIMAKQREAVYALRERFLLPEAGETPDDETLRTHLAEMASEFGEILVERYVPGPTPEAWDLAGLRRELVQVLPEVPREFPSRREALAAEVDDLLRTQLDAQWTRLAPHFPLIARMVLLKTMDENWRQHLLELDEVREGIGLRAYGGTDPLVEFKREAHRLFQEMVVRAEEEALRFLLNPRLAVRAEAADGRSAPPRTAVSAPPSGSTTSTTLAPARATRSSTTGAAKPPQAVGRNDPCPCGSGKKFKHCHGR; encoded by the coding sequence ATGCCTTCGATTCGGCGCGGGATCGAGTTCCTGTTTGGCCAGACGAACGAGCAGCGCCTCCGCAAGCTCCTCCCGGTCGTCGAGGAGGTGAACGGGTGGGCGGAGCGGGTGGCCAAGCTGTCGGACGCCGAGCTGCGCGCCAAGACCGACGAGTTTCGCGCCCGCCTCTCCTCCGGCGAGACGGTGGATGACCTCCTTCCGGAGGCGTTCGCCTGCGTGCGCGAGGCGGCGACCCGCACGATTGGCCTCCGCCCGTTCGACGTTCAGGTGATGGGGGCGATCGTCCTTCACCAGCGTCGGATCGCGGAGATGAAGACCGGCGAGGGGAAGACCCTCGTTGCCACCATGCCCGCCTACCTCAACGCCCTCGTGGGCAAGGTCCACGTGGTGACCGTGAACGACTACCTCGCCCGCCGCGACCGGGGATGGATGGGCCCGGTGTACGAGTTCCTCGGCCTCACGGTGGGGCTCCTCCAGGAGACGACCCCCCCCGATGAGCGGCGCGCGGCCTACGCCTGCGACATCTTGTACGGAACCAACGCCCAGTTTGGGTTCGACTACCTCCGCGACCACATGGTCGCCACGCGGTCCCAGATGGTGCAAGGACCGCTGGACTTCGCGATCGTCGACGAGATCGACAACATTCTCATCGACGAGGCCCGGACCCCGCTCATCATCTCGGGCCCGACCGCCGATACCGCCCGCCAGTACCGGGAGTTCGCTCGGCTCGCCAAGCTGTTCAAGGAGGGCGAGGACTTCGAGGTGAACGAAGAGCACAAGCGGCTCTCGCTCACCGAGGCCGGGTGGCGGAAGGCCGAGCAGATTCTCAAGTTCGACAACATCGCGGATGCCGGGGCAACGACCGCCCGCTACCACCTGGAGACGGCGCTGCGGGCCCGGATGTTCTTCCATCGCGACCAGCAGTACATCGTGAAGGACGGCCGGGTGATCATCGTCGACGACTTCACCGGCCGGCTGATGCCGGACCGCCGCTACTCCGGTGGCCTCCACCAGGCGATCGAGGCCAAGGAGAACCTGCCCGTGCAGCGGGAGAGCCAGACCCTGGCCCAGATCACGCTCCAGCACTACTTCCGTCTGTACAAGGGTCTTGCCGGGATGACCGGCACGGCGAAGACCGAGGAAGACGAGTTCAAGCAGATCTACGGTCTGGATGTCGTCCAGATCCCCACGAACCGGCCGTTGATCCGCGAGGCCCTCCCCGACGTCATCTACCGGACGAAGAAGGGGAAGTTCGAGGCGGTGGCGGACGAGGTGAAGCGCCTCCACGACGAGGGGCGGCCGGTGCTCATCGGGACGACCTCGATCGAGGACTCGGAGGACCTCTCGCGGCTCCTCAAGAGGCGGGGCCTTCCCCACCAGGTCCTGAACGCGAAGTACCACGAGAAGGAGGCGGGGATCATCGCCCAGGCCGGGCGAAAGGGCGCGATCACGATCGCCACGAACATGGCGGGCCGGGGGACGGACATCGTCCTCGGTGGGAGCCCCGAGTTCCGCGCCCGGCTCGAGGCGGATCCCGACGAGGAGCCGGAGAAGTACCGCGAGCTCGTGGAGAGGTACCGCGTCGAGGCGGCCGCAGAGCGGGAGGCGATCGTGTCCTCCGCCGGGGACGACCCGGCGTACCGGAAGGGCGCGCTGGCCCGGATCCGCGACTGGTGTGCCGAGGTCGGCCGGCCGTTCCGGGCTGAGGAGTGGGAGGATGCGATCAAGCGCGGTGGCCTGGCCGTGCTCGGGTTTCAGCGGCACGAGGCGCGGCGGATCGACGACCAGCTCGCCGGACGTTGCGGCCGCCAGGGTGACCCGGGATCGAGCCAGTTCTTCCTGTCGCTCGAGGACGACCTCCTGCGGATCTTCGGGGGAGAGCGTCTGGCGACCCTGATGGAGAAGCTGGGGGTGAAGGAGGGCGAGGCGATCACCCACGACCTCCTCACGCGCTCGATCCGTCGGGCCCAGAAGCGGGTCGAAGAGCGGAACTTCGAGATCCGGAAGCGGCTTCTGGAGTACGACGAGATCATGGCCAAGCAGCGCGAGGCCGTGTACGCGTTGCGGGAGCGGTTCCTCCTTCCGGAGGCCGGGGAGACCCCAGACGACGAGACGCTGCGCACGCACCTCGCGGAGATGGCGTCCGAGTTCGGGGAGATCTTGGTCGAGCGGTACGTTCCCGGCCCCACGCCCGAGGCGTGGGACCTGGCGGGGCTGCGACGGGAGCTCGTGCAGGTCCTCCCCGAGGTTCCGCGCGAGTTCCCCTCACGACGGGAGGCCCTGGCGGCGGAGGTGGACGACCTTCTCCGGACGCAGCTCGACGCCCAGTGGACGCGGCTTGCCCCCCACTTCCCGCTCATCGCGCGGATGGTTCTTCTGAAGACGATGGACGAGAACTGGCGCCAGCACCTGCTGGAGCTGGACGAGGTCCGTGAGGGGATCGGCCTCCGCGCGTACGGGGGCACCGACCCGCTCGTCGAGTTCAAGCGCGAGGCCCATCGGCTGTTCCAGGAGATGGTCGTCCGCGCCGAGGAGGAGGCGCTGCGGTTCCTCCTCAACCCGCGGCTGGCGGTGCGGGCCGAGGCAGCGGACGGGCGCTCGGCTCCGCCACGGACGGCGGTGTCCGCCCCCCCATCGGGTTCGACGACGAGCACCACCCTGGCGCCGGCGCGTGCGACCCGCTCCTCGACGACGGGGGCGGCCAAGCCTCCCCAGGCGGTGGGGCGCAACGACCCCTGCCCGTGCGGCTCGGGCAAGAAGTTCAAGCACTGCCACGGCCGCTGA
- a CDS encoding Glucose-6-phosphate isomerase, archaeal II yields the protein MGQHAKTWTELALVDQARTADVLAGFPAQCRDGLALGGQVPLEGLTGFTRVACLGMGGSGIAGALLGSILPFEVVPVRDYTLPPWVGAESLAIALSYSGDTEETLAAFDEARRRTTRLLAVTSGGELGRLCARDGIPWIEIPKGYQPRAALGYLLFPLLGVIDRIHPVPGLAETLAVLDDLAAELAPGSDENAAQTLAQALFGRVPLVYGAGPTAPVAFRWKTQLNENAKAPAFWAELPELCHNEVVGYELTPRLLAHATVVFLRSGGDHPRVARRVAILGELLANRGLDWTEVAARGESRLAQLLSLLYVGDWTSYYLALLNEVDPAPVAIIAELKKRLAG from the coding sequence ATGGGACAGCACGCGAAGACGTGGACTGAGCTCGCCCTCGTCGACCAGGCGCGGACGGCGGACGTGCTCGCCGGGTTCCCGGCCCAGTGTCGGGACGGCCTGGCCCTCGGGGGGCAGGTTCCCCTGGAGGGATTGACCGGGTTCACCCGCGTCGCCTGCCTCGGGATGGGAGGCTCCGGGATCGCCGGCGCGCTCCTCGGGAGCATCCTCCCCTTCGAGGTCGTGCCCGTGCGCGACTACACCCTTCCGCCGTGGGTCGGGGCGGAGTCCCTCGCCATCGCCCTGTCCTACTCCGGCGACACCGAAGAGACCCTCGCCGCGTTCGACGAAGCGCGGCGCCGCACGACGCGGCTCCTCGCGGTCACGTCCGGCGGGGAGCTCGGTCGTCTCTGTGCGAGGGACGGAATCCCGTGGATCGAGATCCCGAAGGGGTACCAGCCGCGGGCAGCGTTGGGGTACCTCCTGTTCCCTCTCCTCGGCGTCATCGACCGGATCCACCCCGTTCCCGGCCTGGCCGAAACACTGGCCGTGCTCGACGACCTCGCCGCGGAGCTCGCCCCTGGGTCCGACGAGAACGCCGCCCAAACGCTCGCCCAGGCCCTGTTCGGCCGCGTGCCCCTCGTCTACGGCGCCGGGCCCACCGCGCCCGTCGCGTTCCGCTGGAAGACCCAGCTCAACGAGAACGCCAAGGCCCCAGCGTTCTGGGCTGAGCTGCCCGAACTCTGCCACAACGAGGTCGTGGGGTACGAGCTCACCCCCCGCCTGCTCGCCCACGCGACGGTCGTCTTCCTCCGCTCGGGCGGTGACCACCCCCGGGTTGCGCGGCGGGTGGCGATCCTGGGGGAGCTCCTCGCCAACCGTGGTCTCGACTGGACCGAGGTTGCGGCCCGAGGCGAGAGCCGGTTGGCCCAGCTCCTGTCCCTTCTCTACGTGGGCGACTGGACGAGCTACTACCTCGCCCTCCTGAACGAGGTCGACCCCGCCCCGGTGGCGATCATCGCCGAGCTGAAGAAGCGCCTCGCCGGGTGA
- a CDS encoding Molybdopterin-synthase adenylyltransferase has product MPQFVRQTILPELGEEGQQRLEEASVLVVGCGALGSHTAEILARAGVGDLILVDRDVVEETNLHRVSLFTPDEVGQPKAHAAAILLRRIAPHATIAAHVVHFGPREAEELVPSVDLVVDGLDNLSTRYLVNDACVKHGVPWVYTAVLSTYGMTMPIVPAGGPCLRCVFPDPPSRGAIPTCAEAGILGPVPAALAALQATTAIQILARGSALAPGRLVHLDLWTGRAELVSVARAPDCPCCGKRQFEFLAQRDPAEILCGDSVQILPQRRERLDLERLAARLRVLGEARVAHGVLVAAVEGIGLTVFPDGRAIVKGISDPHRAQALYDQYLAA; this is encoded by the coding sequence ATGCCGCAGTTCGTCCGCCAGACGATCCTCCCCGAGCTGGGAGAGGAAGGCCAGCAGAGGCTCGAAGAGGCGTCGGTCCTCGTCGTGGGCTGCGGCGCGCTCGGGTCCCACACCGCGGAGATCCTCGCCCGAGCAGGGGTCGGCGACCTGATCCTCGTCGACCGGGACGTGGTCGAGGAGACGAACCTGCACCGCGTGTCCTTGTTCACGCCCGACGAGGTTGGCCAGCCCAAGGCCCACGCCGCGGCCATCCTCCTCCGCCGGATCGCTCCCCACGCCACGATAGCCGCCCACGTCGTCCATTTCGGCCCGCGGGAGGCCGAGGAGCTCGTTCCCAGCGTGGATCTTGTTGTGGATGGGCTCGACAACCTGTCCACACGGTACCTCGTGAACGACGCGTGCGTAAAGCACGGCGTTCCCTGGGTGTACACGGCCGTCCTCTCCACGTACGGGATGACGATGCCGATCGTCCCCGCGGGAGGGCCGTGCCTGCGGTGCGTGTTCCCTGACCCTCCCTCGCGCGGGGCGATCCCGACCTGCGCCGAGGCGGGCATCCTTGGTCCCGTTCCCGCGGCGCTCGCCGCCCTCCAGGCGACGACGGCGATCCAGATCCTGGCCCGTGGCTCGGCCCTCGCTCCGGGGCGCCTGGTTCACCTCGATCTTTGGACGGGTCGCGCGGAACTGGTCTCCGTCGCGCGCGCGCCGGATTGCCCGTGCTGCGGAAAGCGCCAGTTTGAGTTCCTCGCCCAGCGCGACCCGGCGGAAATCCTGTGCGGAGACAGCGTCCAGATCCTCCCGCAGCGCCGAGAGCGCCTCGACTTGGAGAGGCTGGCTGCTCGGCTGCGGGTGCTCGGCGAAGCGCGGGTCGCCCACGGGGTGCTCGTGGCTGCGGTCGAGGGCATTGGGCTAACGGTGTTCCCTGACGGCCGGGCAATCGTGAAGGGCATCTCGGACCCGCACCGAGCCCAAGCTCTCTACGACCAGTACCTCGCCGCGTGA
- a CDS encoding Uracil-DNA glycosylase, family 4, producing the protein MSGTFELSLDLLAQKAGECRRCPLADGRRTVVFGEGNPRALLMFVGEGPGEVEDETGRPFVGPAGQLLTQILGSVGLSRDEVYIANVVKCRPPANRVPTRQEMDACWDWLAAQIALIRPRIIVTLGNTPTQWFLDTTDGITQLRGTLHRWRGGIEVFPMYHPSYLLRNASKAKGSPKYQTWLDIQTVKQRISVLCPTQPA; encoded by the coding sequence TTGTCCGGCACGTTCGAGCTCTCGTTGGATCTCCTTGCGCAGAAGGCGGGTGAATGCCGGCGGTGTCCGCTTGCGGACGGACGGCGGACCGTCGTGTTCGGTGAGGGGAACCCGCGGGCGTTGCTGATGTTCGTCGGTGAGGGACCAGGGGAGGTCGAGGACGAGACCGGACGTCCGTTCGTCGGCCCGGCCGGGCAGCTCCTCACGCAGATCCTGGGCTCTGTCGGCCTGTCCCGTGACGAGGTCTACATCGCGAACGTGGTCAAGTGCCGACCTCCGGCGAACCGCGTTCCCACGCGCCAGGAGATGGACGCATGCTGGGACTGGCTCGCCGCGCAGATCGCCCTCATCCGACCGCGGATCATCGTCACGCTCGGCAACACCCCCACTCAGTGGTTTCTCGACACCACCGACGGGATCACCCAGCTGCGGGGGACCCTTCACCGCTGGCGCGGTGGGATCGAGGTATTCCCGATGTACCATCCCAGCTACCTGCTGCGCAACGCGAGCAAGGCCAAGGGGAGTCCCAAGTACCAGACATGGCTCGACATCCAGACGGTGAAGCAACGGATTTCGGTCCTCTGCCCGACCCAACCGGCCTGA
- a CDS encoding Phosphoglycerate kinase: MKLRVVRDLDPHDQRVLLRADLNVPLANGRVADDSRIRAVVPTLRWLVDRGARVGVLSHLGRPEGAVVDALRMAPVADRLRELLGQQVHAVRQCVGREVVQAVNALPPGGVVVLENVRFHAGEEENDPEFARQLAAPFDAFVNDAFATAHRAHASTVGVARVLPSYAGLLMAREVEVLTEVRDHPRRPFYVLVGGKKAKDKLGVLTDLLARVDGFLVGGGVAFTFLVAQGHSVGKSVVDAQLVGTLRDLLREAAAKGKKILLPEDVVVARELKAGAATRVVPAHAIPDDGMGLDIGPATVQRFATELAKAGTVVWAGPLGAFETPPFDAGTDAVARALIRSPAFTVVGGGETGEAVQRLGLAEQFGYISTGGGATLDFLRGKPMPALEALRM, from the coding sequence ATGAAACTTCGTGTAGTTCGAGATCTTGATCCCCATGACCAGAGGGTCCTCCTGCGGGCCGATCTCAACGTTCCGCTTGCCAACGGACGGGTGGCGGACGACAGCCGGATTCGGGCGGTGGTTCCCACCCTGCGCTGGCTCGTCGACCGCGGAGCCCGGGTCGGGGTGCTGTCCCATCTGGGACGTCCCGAGGGGGCGGTCGTGGATGCGCTGCGCATGGCACCGGTGGCGGACCGGCTTCGAGAGCTCCTCGGCCAACAGGTGCACGCGGTGCGGCAGTGCGTCGGGCGCGAGGTGGTCCAGGCCGTGAACGCGCTCCCGCCGGGGGGGGTCGTCGTGCTGGAGAACGTCCGGTTCCACGCCGGCGAGGAGGAGAACGACCCCGAGTTCGCCCGACAGCTCGCCGCACCGTTCGATGCGTTCGTGAACGACGCGTTCGCGACCGCCCATCGGGCCCATGCGTCCACGGTGGGGGTGGCCCGGGTGCTGCCGTCCTATGCGGGGCTGCTCATGGCGCGCGAGGTGGAGGTCCTGACCGAAGTTCGGGACCACCCACGCCGTCCGTTCTACGTCCTCGTCGGCGGCAAGAAGGCGAAGGACAAGCTGGGGGTCTTGACCGACCTGTTGGCGCGCGTGGACGGGTTCCTGGTGGGGGGAGGGGTGGCGTTCACGTTCCTCGTCGCCCAGGGACACAGCGTGGGGAAGTCGGTCGTCGATGCCCAACTCGTGGGCACGCTGCGCGATCTCCTGCGGGAGGCGGCGGCGAAGGGGAAGAAGATCCTCCTCCCCGAGGATGTCGTCGTTGCGCGTGAGCTGAAGGCGGGAGCGGCGACCCGGGTTGTACCTGCGCACGCGATCCCCGACGACGGGATGGGGCTCGACATCGGCCCTGCCACCGTGCAGAGGTTCGCGACCGAGCTGGCGAAAGCGGGCACGGTAGTCTGGGCGGGGCCTCTGGGTGCATTCGAGACGCCCCCGTTCGATGCCGGCACCGACGCCGTTGCCCGAGCGCTCATTCGATCCCCGGCGTTCACCGTGGTCGGGGGAGGCGAGACCGGCGAGGCGGTCCAGCGGCTTGGCCTCGCCGAGCAGTTCGGGTACATCTCGACCGGCGGCGGAGCGACCCTCGACTTCCTGCGGGGGAAGCCAATGCCCGCGCTGGAAGCGCTGCGCATGTAG